In Aspergillus fumigatus Af293 chromosome 6, whole genome shotgun sequence, the genomic window cttcaagCGAGTGCCGTGGCGCACCCACCATTGCGTCATCAAGTGGTCGTACTCTTCATCGAGGTTGATCACAGAGATCTTCTCTCCAGTATCACCATTGAACAATCCGCCTTTCTCAGCAAGGTAGACAATCTTCAGAGGTTGCAGGGCACGGGCCAGTTCACCGGCAGCGACGTCCGCGTTCACGTTCAGAACCTGTCCGTCCGGAGTTTCCGCCATTGAGGTGAGGATGGGCAGACAGCCGGCTTCGATGGCAGATTCAATCGGCTTCTTGTTGACGCCATTGATCTTACCAACCAGGTTGTACTTCTCCTTATCGAGGTAGTCGGCGTAAAACACGCCTGCGTTGATTGGGCGGGCTCGCACACCCATGcgctccagctcctcgatcagcttcagatTCTCCTCCAAAAACAGCTTCCTGGCAAGGGCCAAAGTCTTGCCATCCGTCACTCTGATACCATCTTCAAAGTGTGGTTCCACACCAGCAGCCTCCAGCATGCGATTGAGCTGAGGTCCGGCTCCATGGACGACAATGGGGTAGAGTCCGACGTGGTTGAGGAAGGCAAGAGCCGATGAAAGGGTCTGAAGGTGTTCGGTAATGATAGCACCGCCCACCTTGATCACGGCGAATTGCTGAGAAGAGACCGATGTGAAGTGGGAGAGATACTGCTGCACCTCACGCTTCGAACCAATGTTGCTCAGCAGCTGGACAACAGTAGACCGAGTCGACGAGAGGTGAGGATCGGCGGCGCGGGAATAGGAACGGCTCTGCAGTAAGGGGACAGCGGAAGCTTTCAGAGCATGACGAGGAGAGCTGAGTCTCGCAGAGGAAACAGCGTGCGGTGCGGAGAGAGCGCGGAGGGGCTTGCTGGTGGAAGCTCTCCGCACAGTAGTGCGAAGGGAGAACATCTTGTCAACCAGCATGCGGCAGCTTTCAATCGTCTTGGAACGAACGCAGTGTCTAGAGAAAACTCAGTGTGAGTAAGAGATAGCAAAATAAGTAAAGTAGAACCAAGTCAGAGGTCTACATAAGGGGGTTGGTGTGGGTGCGCAATGGTTTTTCCCACACCCAAAGAGTTTGATCTCCAAAGGCGCCCAGGAAATCGGCCGCACGTCGGAGTGGGTTTTTTTCCCCAATAGCGAAGGCGGGTGGTTACTCACAGCCGCTACCCTGCCCGGATTTTCTCGCCTGCTTTCTTAGAGAATTCTGACTCGGGCAGGAAAAATAACTCAACACCTAAGATGAGGTGTTTAGCACCACTAGAATCTTGAGAAATGATCCCGGAAAATGtaaggagaagaacgagagagagaagaccgGAGAGACATCACAGAGTCATAAAGCCTGATCGACCAATGTGAGCCCGAGCTTGGCTGCGACCATCGGAGCCGGCTATCGTGAGTCAACCTATAGTCAAAActcatcatctccatttcctttCCTCACTATGTAATAGTCCCAGTATACGCGCAATTGGTTGTGTGATTGATCAATTCAAAAAACTCAGTTAACATGCTACAGAGTACATACCACCATGCAGGAATCACTCATCTAACCATCAAATTAACCTATTGTAGCAATTTTCTTACTATCCATGGTGGCATAATATTCTGCGCTGAGGAGTTTGACCGAACGTAGCCGACCTTCTCGGCTTTCAATTAGTGCTAACACTCTGCAGAAATGTTATGAACAGCGGATATTTTGCACTCATCATgagcttttttttctgcGCCTTCGTTATCTGATCTTTTGGTGGTTCCTCCTGACGCCTTCATAGGCTAGCCTGGCTAGCGTACTCCATATATGAAGCTCCACTTCTCGTACCTGGAGAGACGGAGAATCTCCTCACATTGTATTCTGTACTTATGGCTAGATACTTGATGGAGATAGCTATATCTTCTTTGGCGCGTTCTCACTCACCAAGTAGCCCATACCTTATAATTGGGAGCAGTGGTATGGTTCATCAGAAGAGGCATATACGAATCCATTCATTATAAGTAATGGCGAACAAAGACGACATAAAGATCAGAAGACAATAACGTATTGAAACACGGGGAAGTACCGGAGCCCGGAGTATCATTTACATCTTCACCAGCCACGGATCATATGGTATAGCCCATCCGAAGCATCAGACGAAATCTCGTCAGAGGCTTACCGAGACACGAAGCTTGTATCATAAGCACAGAAGTTGTTGACGCCCagaaaagaagcagaaaggTATTAGTGGCTGAAAACGAAACGAACACAACCTCATCGCAAATAGACCTGCTGGAAAATAACATCCATTCCCAAAATCAGACATGACTTTCGCTGCGTTCGTAACTTAATGTTTGGTGGTCGTGACGACTAGAATCCATATTAGCCAGCACGTTCGGGAGCCCTGGTTGTGCGGAGAGCGAGCAGGGAAGGAGACATACCGGCAGGaacaatgatgacaatgagtAAGCAGATAATGCAGATGACCAGGCACACGCGCATCTTCATGTCCTTCCACCACATTTGCTTCCTCACGCGGTTAGCACCCCGACGGAAGCCCTGGGCAGATACGGCCAGGTTGTCTGTCTTGTCCTGCAGAGAGTCCAAGCGTTCACCACGCTCTGATACCTTGAAAATATTCGAGCGCATTGTATCGACGGTCTCTTGAATTTTCTAATGGGCAAGGGGGAAAGAGTCAGCCAAATGGTTCAGAATAGGCATTGGAAAACATAAGTCCTTGACCgcaaaaaagaagaaagaaacaaataaatatataaataaatagCGCTCGTCAGACATGGCAAGTCTTGAAACTTGTCGTATAGCCCATTAATTGCAACCCCGGGCCGTAGAAGTTATTCTTTCAATGCCCAGAGACAGGTCAATTCACTTACTCTGTCGATTTCCCTTGTCCGAGGGTCGCCATTCTGCGCTGCGCTGCCGGCGCTGGCGGAAGGCCCATTGGAGCCAGAGGGGATATAAGGATCGTAAGGCTGCTCAGACATGATGGCTTTGGAGGATGAAATTCGTTATATCCTGAATTCGAGTAGTGAGGGCTTGTGGATCACCGACTCTGCTTGGAGGCTTGCGAAGACCTGATTTGAAGTCCCCTTTTCGCAGAATTAGATGTCGTAAACGTCGTTAGACAGTAATCAGGGGCGAACGTGCGAATGATAGTGGACAGGAGTGTCTTGTAGGCGTAGTGAGAAGTAAATAGTCACAGCGGTGGTGGAGTGAAGCTGACAGGGTGTGATAAATCGCCGCCCGCCTTCTTAGAGACTGAAAGCGGGTTTGGTTCGATCGGTCCTGGCACGTGACACGGTAGCCACTCATCGTTGCCCAGACACTTCTTAGGCAGCTATTTTTATCGTGGAACCTAcaaagaagggaagagaacTTCATACAACAGTGCCAGAAGAGGTCGACGCTGCTGGAATCAGTACATTGAGTAGTATGAATAATGCATAGATTCTGCGGCTTTTCTGGCATTTTTCTAGCATGTAATATCTTGTAACATCGTCACTTGGTTGAAACGAGGAAGCGCATCAAAGAGGATCATGGTGAACTCTGCATACACGTGCCTCTCAGTATCATAATAGGCTATTGAATATCTACAAAGCACGGAGTACCTCCTCCAACATATCAGCAAGAGACTGTGCAACACTACAATTGAGCAGACATCTGTTTTTTTTTCGACAGCCCGCCACAGCCAAGAAAGCTAAGTTCGTCTGATCTCGCGCTGAGAAATGATTTTCAATGATTCACAATGCAGACACATCAATTTCAGAGTTAACTAGGCTGTTTCCCTCCATGTCATACTCGCCCTAAACGCTGTGgcgacggagaaggagaccaCTCACATCTCCGCGAATCGCCAATACCTATCGATTTACTCGATACCTACTTTAACTCCCCCGTGCCGTGCTTGACATGCGTCAAGGACCGTCTCATATGTCATTACATTGGTCCTGTGTATATATATTACCTACCTACAGCAGCGATTCCAACTTAGAAACTATACTCGTGAAAAGACACTTGAAGGATCTCGGTAGCTGATCAGGATTTTGATTTACCGCCATTATCATAAATGGCGAATTGAGGTGTACTGTGCACGTCGTGGCTGGGAGTCACCTACGGCCGCTCGCTGGCTCCTCGGATACAGGGCAGGAGCCACTCGATGTTTGGTTATTTTTAGACGGGTATCGATCTTTTCTCTGCACACTTCTCTGGCGATTGCCCAAAGTGCTTCCAGTCTGCCGTCATTCCTGCTGAATCGGATACATCCAAGCCCAATCACGCATCGGTCCTCTCATCGCTAACTTGCGATGATACAGATCAATTGTTTCGATGCGTGGACGCTCGATCGAAGGGTATAGCCAAAGGCCTATGAAGGCACGCAACGCATGTTCTTGCGACCCAGAGAGAAAGGGTTGGTACCGACCTAGCCAGGTGGCTCTTGAGAATGTTCACATCATAATATACATAAGCTTTTGGTAGCACCAGGGACATCAGTAATGCATAAAAATACAAGCGAAGTGAAGACGATAGGGGCAATGCTCTGATAAGCAGATCTTACTTAGGCCGTTCATGGCAATCTGATTCCAATGCGAACTCAAACCAGCTCATTTCTCCCCCAGCAACTCCTTCCGCATCTCTTCCCGTTGTAACctggcctcctccttcgcctgACTCCGTTGACTCTCGGTCTCCGCGCGCTTCTGttcttgctgttcctgcGCAGCGAACCAAACTACAATGCAGAGATATTAGAAAATCACCTTCTAGATGTCAACTGGTGTAGTTAAGGACGCACTCGACTTATCGGACTTGGACCATTGCTTCAACCGTGTAACATATTCATCAAACTCTCGAGCGCGGCGGTCGCCTTCCTCTAAGCTCCGCTTTTGAAGATCAGGGTTGTATCGCTTGAATAATTCCTCGTCGGTAGGTCGGATGGATTGGACAAATGCTGGGCCGCCGACGCAGATCACGGTACCACTGttgagagaaaaagaaagagttgTCAGATGCGCATAACGAAAAACCGTAGCCATGCTCAAAGAGTGCCCTTACGCCACCAGCATCTTTAACCAAGTTCCTGCCCGAGACATAATGGGCTATTTTCAGTAACAGCTATGACAACACTCTGCTAGAAATATGAATGCACGGAAAAAAGGCAAGGTCAGACGAAAGATGCCGATGTCGAGAGAGGTGCTTTCGTCAACAGTGTTTCCACAACTCTCGCGGGTAAAGACAGGAGTCCCGGGACCAGTTCGAGTGTTTGCAGCTGGTTTAGACGGAACGATGTGTGGAGCGCTTATGACCTTCGCTTCAATCAGATAGGATCATGTAGCTCGGCGCAGGCGGGAACTTTATCGGCGATCAACGACCAATCTGTGGCTTTTGGTGTGGCTGTGTTTGATGAGCACATGTGGCGCAGTTGATGTGTCTCTCCAAATCGTCACCAGTCGTATTCGTTTTCCTTTCGTCCAAGGGTAGGGTGTTCAAATTCTGAATCCCTTTCTCCGCAGCCCACACCTCCCGCAGCGCTGATTCGCTAGCAATTAAAGGTGTTGAGCTGTTTGGAGTAGTAGTAAGTTAGGTCGTAGTGGGTACTCACTTTCCACTCCTACATTCGGAGTATTCATCCAGCATAAGTTGATATTATCAGAAATGTAACAAAAACTTGTGACTATGTATCCTCATGCTCCTAACAATTGCGAATCAGCTTCAAATGGTCACGTCTGTTCCTGTTACAGAAATCCCTTTGCATTGGTGCTGATGATCACTTCTGCTAAATTACAGTACTCTAGCCTATGCAAGGGAGTATCAATAAGCAGATGTCGATAACAATCATTAGGCACGATCTCTTAATGTCCTGCACAGAGCTATCTTGCCTAATGCAACAGGACATCTCGGGAATTCACCCCTGAAAATCAACACAAGGATGATCAACTACCAGTGATATTCGATATTTCATCAGTGTCATCATACTGGAGTACGGAGGACATGAGACTTGTCTCACTAGTCTTTGACTTTCAGCCTATGACAACAGCGTCATGTATGGGCAGTAGATATGGATGTTGACACTGGCAATGAGAGGAGACTAAGGCAGTACTAGTATCAAAATTATCAATAATACCTGTTAGATTCGCGTCCACTGGTCCACAGAAAAGTAGTATAAAGCAAGTGGGTCAAGGGATAAGGATGGATTAGAAATGTCATCACTGTTTCACACAGTTTAAGACAGCCGACAAAAAAGATACTCTATGCATTTCGATATGCCATGCAAGCGCAGCCAAGGGTGTTTAGGAAGTAGGAAGTAAATGTTCTCCATAATCAAACCTTGGATTATAATCTGtagtcttttttttttttcttcttcttaaGGGAGCCTGACAAGTTGTGTCAATAATAATACTGGATAGCCCACTACGGATTTTTATTACTTAGTTCTTAGGTAGAACAATGGTTCCTTGGATTCTCTGTTCTTGGTCTAACAATCGTTAATTTATGTGATAGACTACCTTGAGtatttccctcttcttcattcttgaTTGCTCCAAACTCCTCCACTAAGGAACTAGTGAGCCGCGATTGTCAAAATAAATTGCTCCCCTCCCTCTTGTCAATCTCTCAAAACCGAGGGTGTTTGTCCTTGGTCACACGCTCTTTTCACAGAAGGTGGTGTTTTCCACCTTGGACGCTCGTTCTGCTTGCAATTCAATTCATCGTTGATTTGTTCTTACTTTCCAATCCGGAGACTCAGCATTGCTGCGTGTGGATGGTCGACCGGTCAGTCCTCGCATCCATCAGTCTGATCGCAGCTCAGGATCTTAATAGTAGTCCTGTTGTGTCAGATCGCTGAAAGGCCTCTTTCCGCTGACAATAATGTGTCTTTTCCTAATGCAGGATTTGCGCGCCCTCCACTACTTGCATGGTCGGGTGGATTGAATTCCTTTCAAACCCCCCCCTTGCTGAAACCTTGTGTGCTTGGTAACTAGGTAATCTCCGCATCTTTTCTGCCCGCCGTTCAAAGCCGCTTTTGGGC contains:
- a CDS encoding SNAP receptor SNC2; this translates as MSEQPYDPYIPSGSNGPSASAGSAAQNGDPRTREIDRKIQETVDTMRSNIFKVSERGERLDSLQDKTDNLAVSAQGFRRGANRVRKQMWWKDMKMRVCLVICIICLLIVIIVPAVVTTTKH